The following are from one region of the uncultured Hyphomonas sp. genome:
- a CDS encoding secondary thiamine-phosphate synthase enzyme YjbQ produces the protein MHDTITLRTTGQGLYEFTPAVQRFLSDAPVRDGLLTLFCQHTSCSLLVQENADPDVQADLKAFFRRLAPPANDPSMSYLEHRTEGPDDMPAHIKAALTQTSLSIPLIEGRLALGTWQGLYLFEHRDAPHTRRIVAHLLEG, from the coding sequence ATGCACGATACGATCACGCTCAGAACAACCGGGCAGGGGCTCTATGAATTTACCCCCGCCGTCCAGCGCTTCCTGTCCGACGCGCCTGTCCGCGACGGCCTGCTGACGCTGTTTTGCCAGCATACGTCCTGCTCTCTGCTGGTGCAGGAGAATGCCGATCCCGATGTGCAAGCCGATCTGAAAGCCTTCTTCCGCCGCCTCGCGCCGCCAGCGAACGATCCTTCCATGAGCTATCTGGAGCATCGCACCGAGGGGCCGGACGACATGCCCGCCCATATCAAGGCCGCGCTGACGCAGACGTCTCTTTCAATTCCGCTGATCGAAGGCCGCCTGGCGCTCGGCACCTGGCAGGGTCTGTACCTGTTCGAGCACCGCGACGCTCCCCACACCCGCCGCATCGTGGCGCATTTGCTGGAAGGCTAG
- a CDS encoding accessory factor UbiK family protein — protein sequence MATTNPLLDDIAGLMTGALGAARTAGEEAKTAAQSRVRGMIADMDLAGRDEVEALKALAVSALEKVEALEKRVAELEAATKSGSD from the coding sequence ATGGCGACGACAAATCCACTGCTCGATGACATTGCAGGTCTGATGACCGGCGCATTGGGAGCCGCGCGTACCGCGGGCGAAGAGGCGAAAACCGCCGCGCAGTCCCGTGTGCGGGGAATGATCGCCGATATGGACCTGGCCGGCCGCGACGAAGTCGAGGCGCTGAAGGCGCTGGCTGTCTCCGCGCTGGAAAAGGTTGAGGCGCTTGAAAAGCGCGTGGCAGAGCTGGAAGCCGCCACAAAATCAGGCAGCGACTGA
- the lgt gene encoding prolipoprotein diacylglyceryl transferase, which translates to MFDTMTLLGAHLAAGALSFPGMSPALVSIDFGFIGLGTFHLRWYALGYMAGIGLAWWYASAMIRRPALFGGESPLTKDQLDDIMFWIILGIILGGRLGYILFYMVPYQMDALKADPGTILRIWDGGMSFHGGMTGVAVALIYFAWSRKVSLFSVGDIAGVVAPIGIGLVRIANFINAELYGRHTDSSWGMIFPEGIVPGSTPPAYNWDTGQWVYNGFETARYPSQLYESALEGWLPLIVLSILIWRFGALKRPGLVAGLFLLMYAFGRTVVENFRMPDSFVHGMPEWLTMGQLLSIPMWLGGAWLVWNALKSKPPKDTKTQA; encoded by the coding sequence ATGTTCGACACGATGACGCTGCTGGGGGCGCACCTGGCTGCTGGTGCCCTCTCTTTTCCCGGGATGAGCCCTGCGCTTGTCTCCATAGATTTCGGCTTTATCGGCCTCGGGACGTTCCATCTGCGCTGGTACGCGCTGGGTTATATGGCCGGGATCGGCCTCGCCTGGTGGTATGCCAGCGCCATGATCCGGCGCCCGGCCCTGTTCGGCGGGGAGAGCCCGCTGACCAAGGACCAGCTGGACGACATCATGTTCTGGATCATCCTGGGCATCATCCTCGGCGGACGGCTCGGCTATATCCTGTTCTACATGGTGCCCTACCAGATGGATGCCCTGAAGGCCGATCCGGGCACGATCCTGCGGATCTGGGATGGCGGCATGTCTTTCCATGGCGGAATGACCGGCGTGGCCGTCGCGCTCATCTATTTCGCCTGGTCGCGAAAGGTCAGCCTGTTCTCGGTCGGCGACATCGCGGGGGTCGTGGCGCCAATCGGCATCGGCCTTGTGCGAATTGCAAACTTCATCAATGCCGAGCTGTATGGCCGGCACACGGACTCCTCATGGGGCATGATCTTCCCGGAAGGCATCGTGCCGGGCTCCACGCCGCCTGCCTATAACTGGGACACCGGACAATGGGTCTATAACGGCTTCGAGACCGCCCGCTATCCAAGCCAGCTCTATGAATCGGCGCTGGAAGGCTGGCTGCCGCTGATCGTGCTCTCCATCCTGATCTGGCGTTTCGGCGCCCTGAAAAGGCCTGGCCTCGTCGCGGGTCTGTTCCTGCTGATGTACGCCTTCGGACGCACCGTGGTGGAAAATTTCCGTATGCCGGACAGCTTCGTCCACGGCATGCCGGAATGGCTGACCATGGGCCAGCTGCTGTCCATCCCGATGTGGCTGGGCGGCGCGTGGCTCGTCTGGAACGCACTGAAATCGAAGCCCCCCAAAGATACCAAGACCCAAGCGTGA
- a CDS encoding SAM-dependent methyltransferase: MTLKDRLIRLIETGGPIPVSTYMQLCLHDTAQGYYATRPGIGKDFITAPEISQIFGELIGLWLVHEWKAMGSPEEIRIVEIGPGRAALMQDALRLGMVAGGEDFAQALRLTLVEPSPAMRNVQREALAAAQPEFVSTLAEVPAGPMLLVANEYLDCLPARQFRRDGGSWRECVIGLDASRDLVFGLAADEQAAPEGAGDTRAVVEVQTGMDLLVADLVTRTAPFRALFVDYGPSETAPGDSLRSFRDGQQVSPLALPGESDLTVDVDFGRLARLSRKAGLDVSGPAPQGMFLLGLGAQARLNQLVKANPDDAEAMFNAAQRLIDPKDMGERFKAICLSSGGLPTPAGF, translated from the coding sequence GTGACCCTGAAAGACCGTCTCATCCGCCTGATCGAAACAGGCGGCCCGATCCCTGTGTCGACCTATATGCAGCTCTGCCTGCACGACACGGCGCAGGGCTATTACGCCACCCGTCCCGGTATCGGGAAGGATTTCATCACCGCGCCTGAGATCAGCCAGATCTTTGGCGAACTGATCGGCCTGTGGCTGGTGCATGAGTGGAAGGCGATGGGGTCGCCTGAGGAAATCCGGATCGTCGAAATCGGCCCCGGCCGCGCTGCGCTGATGCAGGACGCCCTGCGCCTCGGCATGGTGGCGGGCGGTGAAGACTTCGCACAGGCCCTGCGGCTGACCCTCGTCGAACCGTCTCCGGCGATGCGCAATGTCCAGCGGGAGGCGCTTGCCGCCGCCCAGCCGGAATTCGTCTCTACGCTGGCCGAAGTGCCGGCCGGCCCCATGCTGCTGGTCGCTAACGAATATCTCGACTGCCTGCCTGCCCGCCAGTTCCGCCGGGATGGCGGGTCATGGCGTGAATGCGTCATCGGCCTCGATGCCAGCCGTGACCTCGTCTTCGGCCTCGCCGCCGATGAACAGGCCGCGCCAGAAGGCGCCGGAGACACGCGCGCCGTGGTGGAAGTGCAGACCGGTATGGATCTGCTGGTCGCAGACCTCGTCACCCGCACGGCACCCTTCCGTGCCCTGTTTGTGGATTACGGCCCTTCGGAAACGGCGCCCGGCGACAGTCTTCGTTCGTTCAGGGATGGCCAGCAGGTCAGCCCGCTGGCCCTGCCCGGCGAGTCCGACCTGACGGTGGATGTCGATTTCGGACGGCTGGCCCGCCTCTCCCGCAAGGCCGGGCTGGATGTCTCCGGACCGGCCCCCCAGGGCATGTTCCTGCTGGGCCTTGGCGCGCAGGCGCGGCTCAATCAGCTGGTCAAGGCGAACCCGGACGACGCCGAAGCCATGTTCAATGCAGCCCAGCGCCTGATCGACCCGAAAGACATGGGCGAACGCTTCAAGGCCATCTGCCTCTCATCCGGCGGCCTGCCCACCCCGGCCGGGTTCTAG